The genomic region GCGCTCGGGCCGAGTCCTCCCGGCGCCAAGTTTGACGCTTTAGTTGCAAAAAGTTATAGTAGAAGCGGTTCTTATCGCGCATCCAAGGGGGATTCATGGCCGAAACTTTCGTGGTGGTGAGCAAAATTAAGAAAATGGTCAAAGAGGCCGGTTTTCGGACCGGCGGGGACTACATAGACGGGCTTTCCAGCAAGATCAACTCCATCGTGCAGGCCTCCATCGAGAAAGTGAAGGCGGACGGAAAGAAGAAGACCCTCGGCCTGGAAGACCTTTAGACAAGAAAAAACATTTCGCTGATGCAGACGTTCAGGGACTACATGGAGGCCGCGCTTTATGATCCGGAGCGCGGCTATTACGAGCGCCGAATCCCCAGGCAGGATTTCTATACCGCTCCCGAGTTGCACCCCGCTTTCGCGGGGGTGCTGAGCCAGGAGCTTGTCCGTAGACTTGTCTCCTTAAAAGAGGATGGAGTCCCGGGGCCTTACTCTTTGGTGGAGATGGGCTCAAGCAGTGTATCTCTCTCGAGAGATATCCTGAAAAATCTCAAGGAAAGGCACCCCAACCTCGCGCCCCAGTTGCGCTACATCCTAGTAGAGCGCGCAAGGGAGAAACTCCTGGAGAGCGTCTTGGCGCTTTCAGCCTCCCACGAGCATATACTGGGTTACAGCAGGCTCGAGGACATCCTGCCCTGCAGCGGGGTATTCTTCTCCAATGAGCTCGTGGACGCCTTCCCGGTCCATCTCCTCGAGAAGCGGGAGGGGGAAATTCACGAGGTCTACGTGGAAGCCAATGGCAGCACCGCCCTTGCCGGCCTATCAAGCCCCGAGCTCAAGGCCCACGCTCAAAGCATGACGGACAATTTGCAGGAGGGGGAGCGTCACGCCGTCAACCTCGAGGCCCATCGCTGGCTCAAGACCGTCTCGGCCAAACTCAAGGCCGGCTATCTTCTGACCATCGACTACGGAAAGCGCTTCACCGGCACCCCGAACCCCCCGCGCGCCTTCTTCAGGCATCACACCGACGCCAAAGTGGCCGAGCGCCCCGGGGAAAAGGACATCACGGCCTCCGTGGACTTCGAGGCCTTGATCCTGGAGGGGGGCAAGCTCGGGCTCGAGCTCGAGTGCTACTCCACCTTGGGCCGCTTCCTGGTGGAGGGAGGCATCGAGCGTTGGCTCCCGGATTCCTTGGAAGAGTCAGCCTCTTCCTCGCAATATAAATCCCGGGCAAAGATCAAGACCCTGCTCCATCCCGAGGGAATGGGGGAGGTCTTCAAGGTCCTGGTCCAGAAAAAGCGGGAGCTCGCGCCATGATGAGCGCCTACGCCGCGGTGTACGTTTTCGTGCTCTTGGCCGTGGCCTTCGCCGCGGCGACCTTGATCGCTGCCAAGCTCCTGCGCCCGAGTGTGAGCTACGCGCGAAAGACCAGCACCTACGAGTGCGGCATGGAGGCCGTGGGCACCACCGAGGCCAGGCTCAACATCCGCTTTTACCTGTTCGCCCTCCTCTTCGTCATATTCGATGTCGAGACCCTCTACGTCTACCCTTGGGCCGTGACCGCCAAGGAGATCGGCCCTCTGGCCATAGCGGAGATGGCGGTGTTTTTAGCCATACTCTTCCTGGGCCTGGGCTACGCCTGGGCCAAAGGGGCCCTTGTCTGGGAGTGACCCGTGGGCATCATCATTGAGAAATTGCCGGGAATGACCAAAGGCCTGCCGGGGGGCGAGCTGCTGCTCACCACTGCGGACTACGTCATCGATTTGAGCCGCAAAAGCTCCCTTTGGCCCATGACCTTCGGCCTGGCCTGCTGCGCCATAGAAATGATGGGCTCCTACGCCTCTCGCTTCGACTTCGACCGCTTCGGGGTCATTCCCCGCGCCAGCCCCCGTCAAGCCGACGTCATGATCGTGGCCGGCACCGTGGTCAAGAAAATGGCCGAGCCCATCCTCCAAATCTACCATCAGATGCCGGAGCCGCGCTTCATCATCTCCATGGGCTCCTGCGCCAACTGCGGCGGGCCCTACTACGACTCTTATTCCGTGCTCAAGGGCGTGGACCGCATCGTTCCCGTGGACGTCTACATCGCGGGCTGCCCACCCCGTCCGGAGGCCCTCCAGTTCGCCGTGGTCAAGCTCCAGGAAAAAATAGCCAAAATGAAGCTCTCCCAAGGAGGGGGCGCCTCCCTCCAGCAGGAGAAGGGCAGCCGTGATATAGCCGCTGCTCCCGGCGCAAGCGCTGCATGACGCGGGAAGAGCTGCTCGCCGCCGTCTGCGCTAAGATGCCGAATCTGGAAAGGGCTCAAATCCCTGTGAGGGACTACATCACCCTCCGCCTCAAATCCCCGGAGGAATTGATTCCAACCGTCTCCCTCCTCAAGGAGAGTCTTGGATTCGATTATCTCGAGATGATCACCACCGTGGATTGGCTGGGGCCGGTGAACCCCAAGGGCTACATCGCCAATCCCAATCCCAACGTTTTCCTGCCGGAGGGGGCGGTGCCCCAAAATTTCCCCGGTGCCACTCCCAACGTCGGCTACCGCCCGACCTTCGATATGCTCTGGACCTTGGCCAATCTCAAGGAGAAGGCCTGGGTGTTCCTGCGCCTGGAAATTCCCCGCGACAACCCCGATGTCCCGAGCTTGGCGGGCCTCTTCCAGGCCGCGGATTGGCAGGAGCGCGAGACTTTCGACCTCATGGGAGTCCGATTCGAGGGGCACCCGAACCTCGTCAAGATACTGACCCCCGATTTCATCCAGGGACATCCCCTGCGCAAGGATTACGTCCACGTCAAGGACAAGTACGATGAAGACTGAAGAACGGCCAAAGGAGCTCAAGTCGGACTCCCTTTTCGTCAATCTGGGTCCCCAGCACCCCTCGACCCACGGCGTCCTTCGCGTGGGCCTCACCATCGAGGGGGAGCTCATCACCAAGGCCGTTCCGGACATAGGGTACCTTCACCGCGGGACCGAGAAGTTGGCCGAGGTGCGCGGCTACCATCACTGCGTGGTGCTCACCGACCGCTGGGACTATGTCTCGGCCATGCCCAACAATCTGGTCTTCTGCCTGGCCGCGGAAAAACTCATGGGCCTCAAGATACCGCCGCGGGCCAACTATTTGCGCGTGCTCATGTGCGAGTTGAACAGGATCGCCAGCCACCTCCTATTCTTCGGGACCTACGGCATAGACATCGGCGCCTTCACCCCGTTTCTCTACGCCTTCCGCGAGAGGGAGATGGTGCTCGATCTCTTCGAGATGTGCTGCGGGGCCAGGCTCACCTACAACTACATTCGCTTGGGCGGGGTCATGGCGGACGTCTCCGAGGAGTGGACCGCCAAGACCAAGGAATTTCTAGGGTACTTCAAGCCGCGGCTGGACGAGTACGACACTTTGCTCAGCTTCAATCCTATTTTCCTGGCAAGAACCAAGGAAGTAGGGAAAATCTCGCCCCAGGAAGCCGTCAATTGGGCGCTCTCCGGCCCGAACCTTAGGGGTTCGGGCATACTTTACGACGTGCGCAAATCCGATCCCTACTCCAGCTACGAGGAATTCGATTTCCAGGTGCCGCTGGGCAAGGAGGGCTCCTGCTGGGACCGCTACTTCTGCCGCATCCTGGAAATGCGTGAGTCGCTGCGCATCTGCGAGCAAGCCTTGAAAGCCCTGCCCCCGGGCGAGACCATGGCAACGGGGGTCGCCAAAATCCCCAAACCCGCTCCCGGCGAGGCCTACGCCCACGTGGAGGGCTCGCGCGGAGACCTGGGGATTTACCTGGTGTCGGACGGCCAGGCCAGCCCCTACCGCATACACGTGAGGGCTCCTTCCTTCATGAATCTCGCCATTTTGGAGAAGATACTGGTGGGAAACAAGGTCTCCGATGTCATCGCGATTTTGGGCTCGATAGACATTGTCCTCGGGGAGGTGGACCGCTGAAATGACCGAAGCGACCCCGACGCCTCCGGCCCCCAAGCCATCCCCCGCCCCCGCGGCGGCCAAGCCCGCTCCGGCGCCCAAAATCGCCATGCCCACGCCCGTCTTGAACCATTCCGCCGGCAAACTCTTGACCACGACCCGCTACTGGCCGACCGAGCTTTGGGCCAACCCCTGGGCGAGCCCGAATTACCGACGCGGCGCGCTGATGCTGGCCGCGATCATCGGCGGCGTTCTGCTTACTGGCGCCGCCGTGGGAGAGCTGTCTCGATGGGGAGATAAAATATACGCCCTAATTGGGGCATTCGTCGCTTCCCAGGGTTGGCCCCAGAACACCGCCGAGGGCGCTTGGATTCTTCTTAAAGCCCTGATCGTACTGCACGTCATACTAATCAACGGCCTTTGGGCCATCTGGTGGGAGCGAAAGATCTCGGCCCACATCCAATCCCGGGTGGGCCCGACCTACTCCGGAGGCTTCCACGGCTGGGCCCAAACCATTTTCGATGGGATCAAGCTCTTACTAAAGGAAGACATCACCCCGGACGCCGCCGACAAGTGGGTGCACGCCCTGGCCCCGGGCATCGTGGTAGCACCAGTGGTCGTGGCCTTCGCCCCGGTTTCCTTCGGCACGCAGCTCTCTGCCGCCAACATCGACATCGGAGTCCTCTACGTCTTCGCTTTCGCGGGCATTTCTGTGATCGGCATCGTGATGGCGGGCTGGGCGTCGGGAAACAAGTATTCCCTGCTCGGAGGCCTGCGGGCGGCGGCCCAGATCGTGAGCTACGAGCTGCCGCGCGCCTTCTCCGTGGTTCCGGTGCTGATGTTGGCGGGCTCGCTCAACCTGGAGGCCATCGCCCTCGCTCAGGCCGGCTACTGGCACGGGCTCGTGCCCCGCTGGTTCCTGTTCTATCCCGTGGTCGGGCAGATCGCTTTCCTCATATTCCTTATCGCATCCGTGGCCGAGACCAACCGTACGCCCTTCGACATTCCCGAGGCCGAGTCGGAGCTCGTCTCGGGATTTCACACCGAATACTCGGGGATGAAATGGTCCATTTTCTTCCTGGCCGAGTATGGCTACGTGCTCCTGGCATCCTTCCTTTTGGCGACCTTCTTCCTGGGGGGAGGAGCACCTCCCCTTGCCCAGCTCGGCTTCATCCCGAGCTGGATCTGGATGCTGGCCAAGGCCCTGCTCATGATGTTCATCTTCCTATGGACACGATGGACCTTCCCGCGCTTGAGGGCCGATCAATTGATGGATTTCAATTGGAAATTCCTCCTGCCTTGGTCCTTCGCCAACATCGCCCTGGCCGGAGCCTATCTGCTGCTATGATCGGCTACTTCAAGGATGTCTTCAGCGGGGCCTGGGCCATAACCCAGGGGCTTCTCGTGACTCTGCGCTACCTGTTCAAGCCCTCCGTCACCGTGCATTATCCCGATGAGAAGCTCGTGCCCTTCGAGAAGTTCCGCGGAGTGCTCCTATTCGATCCCGAGACCTGCATCTCCTGCAACCTCTGCGTCAAGGCCTGTCCCTCCAACTGCATCGCCCTCGAGA from Elusimicrobiota bacterium harbors:
- a CDS encoding NADH-quinone oxidoreductase subunit D, yielding MKTEERPKELKSDSLFVNLGPQHPSTHGVLRVGLTIEGELITKAVPDIGYLHRGTEKLAEVRGYHHCVVLTDRWDYVSAMPNNLVFCLAAEKLMGLKIPPRANYLRVLMCELNRIASHLLFFGTYGIDIGAFTPFLYAFREREMVLDLFEMCCGARLTYNYIRLGGVMADVSEEWTAKTKEFLGYFKPRLDEYDTLLSFNPIFLARTKEVGKISPQEAVNWALSGPNLRGSGILYDVRKSDPYSSYEEFDFQVPLGKEGSCWDRYFCRILEMRESLRICEQALKALPPGETMATGVAKIPKPAPGEAYAHVEGSRGDLGIYLVSDGQASPYRIHVRAPSFMNLAILEKILVGNKVSDVIAILGSIDIVLGEVDR
- the nuoH gene encoding NADH-quinone oxidoreductase subunit NuoH, yielding MTEATPTPPAPKPSPAPAAAKPAPAPKIAMPTPVLNHSAGKLLTTTRYWPTELWANPWASPNYRRGALMLAAIIGGVLLTGAAVGELSRWGDKIYALIGAFVASQGWPQNTAEGAWILLKALIVLHVILINGLWAIWWERKISAHIQSRVGPTYSGGFHGWAQTIFDGIKLLLKEDITPDAADKWVHALAPGIVVAPVVVAFAPVSFGTQLSAANIDIGVLYVFAFAGISVIGIVMAGWASGNKYSLLGGLRAAAQIVSYELPRAFSVVPVLMLAGSLNLEAIALAQAGYWHGLVPRWFLFYPVVGQIAFLIFLIASVAETNRTPFDIPEAESELVSGFHTEYSGMKWSIFFLAEYGYVLLASFLLATFFLGGGAPPLAQLGFIPSWIWMLAKALLMMFIFLWTRWTFPRLRADQLMDFNWKFLLPWSFANIALAGAYLLL
- a CDS encoding NADH-quinone oxidoreductase subunit B; translation: MTKGLPGGELLLTTADYVIDLSRKSSLWPMTFGLACCAIEMMGSYASRFDFDRFGVIPRASPRQADVMIVAGTVVKKMAEPILQIYHQMPEPRFIISMGSCANCGGPYYDSYSVLKGVDRIVPVDVYIAGCPPRPEALQFAVVKLQEKIAKMKLSQGGGASLQQEKGSRDIAAAPGASAA
- a CDS encoding NADH-quinone oxidoreductase subunit A, whose protein sequence is MMSAYAAVYVFVLLAVAFAAATLIAAKLLRPSVSYARKTSTYECGMEAVGTTEARLNIRFYLFALLFVIFDVETLYVYPWAVTAKEIGPLAIAEMAVFLAILFLGLGYAWAKGALVWE
- a CDS encoding SAM-dependent methyltransferase, whose amino-acid sequence is MQTFRDYMEAALYDPERGYYERRIPRQDFYTAPELHPAFAGVLSQELVRRLVSLKEDGVPGPYSLVEMGSSSVSLSRDILKNLKERHPNLAPQLRYILVERAREKLLESVLALSASHEHILGYSRLEDILPCSGVFFSNELVDAFPVHLLEKREGEIHEVYVEANGSTALAGLSSPELKAHAQSMTDNLQEGERHAVNLEAHRWLKTVSAKLKAGYLLTIDYGKRFTGTPNPPRAFFRHHTDAKVAERPGEKDITASVDFEALILEGGKLGLELECYSTLGRFLVEGGIERWLPDSLEESASSSQYKSRAKIKTLLHPEGMGEVFKVLVQKKRELAP
- a CDS encoding NADH-quinone oxidoreductase subunit C, with the protein product MTREELLAAVCAKMPNLERAQIPVRDYITLRLKSPEELIPTVSLLKESLGFDYLEMITTVDWLGPVNPKGYIANPNPNVFLPEGAVPQNFPGATPNVGYRPTFDMLWTLANLKEKAWVFLRLEIPRDNPDVPSLAGLFQAADWQERETFDLMGVRFEGHPNLVKILTPDFIQGHPLRKDYVHVKDKYDED